One window of the Amycolatopsis mediterranei genome contains the following:
- a CDS encoding ATP-binding protein: MDPIRNPFAPGAGQRPPELAGRERELKAFEVVLERVARGRPERSLVLTGLRGVGKTVLLGELRAMAVRHKWGAGKIEARPDAELRRPLSAALHRAIRDLAVRHRAPDRVEEVLGVLKAFALRANKPDAKLRERWQPGIDVPAAQGRADSGDIEIDLVELFTDVAELAADVGTGVALLIDEIQDLQPDDVSALCAACHELSQSGAPLVVVGAGLPHVPAVLSASKSYSERLFRYARIDRLNREDADFAVMAPIEREDAGIEPEALDSLFDASGGYPYFIQAYGKAAWDAAPSDPITVKDVQVAAPEAESELAVGFFGSRYERATPAEREYLQAMASLTQGRDEPAGTADVAVFLGRKPSSLSPARDSLMKKGLVYSAERGQIAFTVPHFGHYLLGRD, translated from the coding sequence GTGGACCCCATCCGCAACCCCTTCGCGCCGGGCGCCGGGCAGCGGCCGCCCGAGCTGGCCGGGCGCGAGCGTGAGCTCAAAGCCTTCGAAGTGGTGCTGGAGCGGGTGGCGCGGGGGAGACCCGAACGCAGTCTCGTGCTCACCGGGCTGCGGGGCGTGGGCAAGACCGTGCTCCTCGGGGAGCTGCGGGCGATGGCCGTGCGGCACAAGTGGGGAGCGGGCAAGATCGAGGCCCGGCCGGACGCCGAGCTGCGGCGGCCGTTGTCGGCCGCGTTGCACCGGGCCATCCGGGACCTCGCCGTGCGCCACCGGGCGCCGGATCGGGTCGAGGAGGTGCTCGGTGTCCTGAAGGCGTTCGCGCTGCGGGCCAACAAGCCCGACGCCAAGCTGCGCGAGCGGTGGCAGCCGGGCATCGACGTGCCCGCCGCGCAGGGGCGGGCCGACTCCGGGGACATCGAGATCGACCTCGTCGAGCTGTTCACCGACGTCGCCGAACTGGCCGCGGACGTCGGGACCGGCGTGGCGCTGCTCATCGACGAGATCCAGGACCTGCAGCCGGACGACGTCTCGGCGTTGTGCGCCGCCTGCCACGAGCTCTCCCAGTCCGGTGCGCCGCTCGTCGTCGTCGGGGCCGGGCTGCCGCACGTGCCCGCGGTGCTCTCGGCGTCGAAGTCCTACTCCGAACGGCTCTTCCGGTACGCGCGCATCGACCGGCTCAACCGTGAGGACGCCGACTTCGCCGTGATGGCGCCGATCGAGCGCGAGGACGCCGGCATCGAGCCGGAAGCCCTCGACTCGCTCTTCGACGCGTCCGGCGGCTACCCCTACTTCATCCAGGCCTACGGCAAGGCGGCCTGGGACGCGGCGCCGTCCGACCCGATCACGGTCAAGGACGTGCAGGTCGCCGCGCCCGAGGCGGAGTCGGAGCTGGCGGTCGGCTTCTTCGGGTCGCGCTACGAGCGGGCGACGCCGGCCGAGCGGGAGTACCTGCAGGCAATGGCCTCGCTGACCCAGGGCCGCGACGAGCCCGCCGGCACCGCCGACGTCGCCGTGTTCCTGGGGCGGAAGCCGTCGTCACTGTCGCCGGCGCGCGACAGCCTGATGAAGAAGGGCCTCGTGTACTCCGCCGAGCGGGGGCAGATCGCCTTCACCGTCCCGCACTTCGGCCACTACCTGCTCGGGCGCGACTGA
- a CDS encoding MerR family transcriptional regulator, with product MEWSIQDIARSAGTTSRTLRHYGAVGLLEPSRIGGNGYRYYDEQALVRLQRILLLRELGLGLPAIAEVLDGQRDSAAALETHLELLEEEQRRIGRQIDSVRTTLRKLKGGERLMAEEVFDGFDHTKYEKEVTQRWGAEAYRRGNDWWNSLSADEKQGHQQAQLDIAAAFGAARASGSTPDSDEVQAITRRLHEWLRPAVSSVSAGYFAGLGQLYVDDSRYGLEGATAEFVRDAMKIYAERNLSD from the coding sequence ATGGAGTGGTCGATCCAGGACATCGCCCGCTCGGCCGGGACCACGAGCCGGACGCTGCGCCACTACGGCGCGGTCGGCCTGCTCGAGCCCAGCCGGATCGGCGGCAACGGCTACCGCTACTACGACGAGCAGGCGCTCGTCCGGCTGCAGCGGATCCTGCTGCTGCGCGAGCTCGGCCTCGGGCTGCCGGCGATCGCCGAGGTGCTCGACGGGCAGCGCGACAGCGCCGCGGCGCTCGAAACCCACCTGGAGCTGCTCGAAGAGGAGCAGCGGCGGATCGGACGGCAGATCGATTCCGTCCGCACGACCCTCCGGAAACTGAAGGGAGGTGAACGACTGATGGCAGAAGAAGTCTTCGACGGCTTCGACCACACGAAGTACGAGAAGGAGGTCACCCAGCGCTGGGGCGCCGAGGCGTACCGGCGCGGCAACGACTGGTGGAACTCGCTGTCCGCCGACGAGAAGCAGGGCCACCAGCAGGCGCAGCTCGACATCGCGGCGGCGTTCGGCGCGGCGCGAGCTTCGGGTTCGACGCCGGATTCCGACGAGGTCCAGGCGATCACGCGACGGCTGCACGAGTGGCTGCGGCCGGCGGTCTCGTCGGTGTCCGCGGGGTACTTCGCGGGCCTCGGGCAGCTGTATGTGGACGACTCGCGCTACGGGTTGGAGGGCGCGACGGCGGAATTCGTCCGGGACGCGATGAAGATCTACGCGGAACGGAACCTCAGTGACTAG